One Ictalurus punctatus breed USDA103 chromosome 21, Coco_2.0, whole genome shotgun sequence genomic window carries:
- the bloc1s1 gene encoding biogenesis of lysosome-related organelles complex 1 subunit 1 (The RefSeq protein has 1 substitution compared to this genomic sequence): MLSRLLKEHQAKQNERKELQERRRREAITAATCLTEALVDHLNVGVAQAYVNQRKLDHEVKTLQVQAAQFAKQTSQWISMVENFNQALKEIGDVENWARSIEMDMRTIATALEYVHKGQIQAASS; the protein is encoded by the exons ATGTTATCGAGGCTGTTAAAGGAACAtcaagcaaaacaaaatgaaaggaaagagCTTCAag AGCGACGACGACGTGAAGCCATCTCAGCCGCCACCTGTTTAACGGAGGCCTTAGTGGACCACCTGAATGTGGG AGTGGCTCAGGCGTACGTTAATCAGCGCAAACTGGACCATGAGGTGAAGACGCTGCAAGTGCAGGCAGCTCAGTTTGCTAAACAGACATCGCAGTGGATCAGCATGGTGGAAAACTTCAACCAGGCATTAAAG gaAATTGGTGATGTGGAGAACTGGGCACGCAGCATTGAGATGGACATGAGGACTATCGCCACAGCGCTGGAGTATGTTCACAAAGGCCAGATTCAGGCAGCGTCATCCTAG
- the rdh5 gene encoding retinol dehydrogenase 5: MDMELLYEYIGKDHLVSYTVGAFVLLWALIWLYRDSLEIDKIKEKYVFVTGCDSGFGNLLCKQLDKRGFRVLAGCLTDKGADDLKRVTGSYLKTCILDVTSTVSIQNAVEWTKKEVGDRGLWGIVNNAGRALPMGPSEWMQIEDFQGTLRVNMTGVIETTINFLPLVKKARGRIVNVASVLGRVAANGGGYCISKFAVESFSDCLRRDIQHFGIKVCIIEPGFFKTQVTSLEPLERELHRLWNQLTPDVKESYGEKYLDKYINVQRLIMNTICDADLSKVTNCMEHALSAAHPRTRYSAGWDAKLLWIPLSYMPACVVDIALRLVLPRPVKSVL; encoded by the exons ATGGACATGGAGCTTCTATACGAATATATCGG TAAGGATCACCTGGTCTCGTACACTGTTGGTGCCTTTGTGCTGTTGTGGGCTTTGATATGGCTGTACCGTGACAGTCTAGAAATCGACAAAATCAAAGAGAAGTACGTGTTCGTCACCGGCTGTGATTCAGGTTTTGGGAACCTGCTATGTAAACAACTGGACAAACGTGGTTTCCGTGTGTTGGCCGGGTGCTTGACAGACAAAGGAGCAGATGATCTGAAGAGAGTGACGGGATCTTACCTGAAGACCTGCATACTGGATGTTACTAGCACAGTTAGCATTCAGAACGCTGTGGAATGGACAAAAAAGGAGGTTGGAGACAGAG GATTGTGGGGGATCGTGAACAATGCAGGACGCGCATTACCCATGGGTCCTTCTGAGTGGATGCAGATTGAGGATTTCCAGGGCACTCTAAGGGTCAACATGACCGGTGTGATCGAGACGACCATAAATTTCCTGCCACTTGTCAAGAAAGCCCGTGGGCGAATTGTTAATGTGGCGTCAGTGCTGGGAAGAGTGGCAGCAAACGGAGGTGGATACTGCATTTCCAAGTTTGCAGTGGAATCCTTTTCGGATTGCCTCAG GAGGGACATTCAACATTTTGGAATCAAAGTGTGTATAATAGAACCAGGGTTCTTCAAGACCCAGGTGACAAGCCTGGAACCACTCGAACGGGAACTTCATCGCCTGTGGAACCAGCTGACGCCTGACGTGAAAGAGAGTTACGGAGAGAAATATCTGGATAAGT ACATTAATGTACAGAGGTTGATTATGAATACTATTTGTGATGCTGATTTGAGTAAAGTGACCAACTGCATGGAGCACGCTCTGTCTGCTGCTCATCCAAGGACCCGATACAGTGCTGGATGGGACGCCAAACTCCTCTGGATCCCTCTCTCTTACATGCCAGCTTGTGTTGTTGACATTGCACTAAGACTGGTGTTGCCTCGGCCTGTTAAAAGTGTTTTATAG